In the genome of Mycteria americana isolate JAX WOST 10 ecotype Jacksonville Zoo and Gardens chromosome 7, USCA_MyAme_1.0, whole genome shotgun sequence, one region contains:
- the ITPA gene encoding inosine triphosphate pyrophosphatase isoform X2, producing MAAPARRSVVFVTGNAKKLEEVQGPVIVEDTCLCFNALGGLPGPYIKWFLEKLKPEGLYKLLAGFEDKSAYALCTFAFSTGNPEEPVKLFKGQTHGLIVEPRGPRDFGWDPCFQPDGYSQTYAELPKAVKNSISHRYRALSELSAFFLQSNSTEPRSGPS from the exons ATGGCGGCGCCGGCCCGGCGGAGCGTCGTGTTCGTGACGGGCAACGCCaagaagctggaggag GTTCAGGGACCTGTTATAGTAGAAGATACCTGCTTGTGCTTCAATGCCCTAGGGGGGCTTCCAGGACCGTACAT aAAATGGTTCCTGGAAAAACTCAAACCAGAAG GCCTGTACAAGCTGCTGGCTGGGTTTGAAGACAAATCTGCCTATGCTCTCTGTACCTTTGCATTCAGTACTGGAAACCCAGAGGAGCCAGTGAAGCTGTTCAAAGGCCAGACTCAT GGGCTGATAGTGGAGCCCAGAGGCCCTCGAGATTTTGGCTGGGATCCCTGCTTTCAGCCGGATGGCTACAGCCAGAC ctACGCCGAACTGCCCAAGGCAGTGAAGAACTCGATCTCGCACCGTTACAGAGCACTGAGTGAACTCTCCGCCTTCTTTCTTCAAAGCAACTCGACAGAGCCCCGCTCTGGTCCCAGCTAG
- the ITPA gene encoding inosine triphosphate pyrophosphatase isoform X1, with the protein MAAPARRSVVFVTGNAKKLEEVTQILGDSSPYTLVAKKIDLPEYQGEPDEISVQKCREAARQVQGPVIVEDTCLCFNALGGLPGPYIKWFLEKLKPEGLYKLLAGFEDKSAYALCTFAFSTGNPEEPVKLFKGQTHGLIVEPRGPRDFGWDPCFQPDGYSQTYAELPKAVKNSISHRYRALSELSAFFLQSNSTEPRSGPS; encoded by the exons ATGGCGGCGCCGGCCCGGCGGAGCGTCGTGTTCGTGACGGGCAACGCCaagaagctggaggag GTCACTCAGATCCTCGGGGACTCCTCTCCCTACACGCTGGTGGCGAAGAAAATTGACC TGCCGGAGTACCAGGGGGAGCCGGACGAGATCTCCGTGCAGAAGTGCCGCGAAGCCGCCCGGCAG GTTCAGGGACCTGTTATAGTAGAAGATACCTGCTTGTGCTTCAATGCCCTAGGGGGGCTTCCAGGACCGTACAT aAAATGGTTCCTGGAAAAACTCAAACCAGAAG GCCTGTACAAGCTGCTGGCTGGGTTTGAAGACAAATCTGCCTATGCTCTCTGTACCTTTGCATTCAGTACTGGAAACCCAGAGGAGCCAGTGAAGCTGTTCAAAGGCCAGACTCAT GGGCTGATAGTGGAGCCCAGAGGCCCTCGAGATTTTGGCTGGGATCCCTGCTTTCAGCCGGATGGCTACAGCCAGAC ctACGCCGAACTGCCCAAGGCAGTGAAGAACTCGATCTCGCACCGTTACAGAGCACTGAGTGAACTCTCCGCCTTCTTTCTTCAAAGCAACTCGACAGAGCCCCGCTCTGGTCCCAGCTAG
- the METTL13 gene encoding eEF1A lysine and N-terminal methyltransferase isoform X1, whose protein sequence is MELLPRSPGEFGSARYWDRFFRQRGQRPFEWYGAFPELCPVLRKYVRPRDKVLVVGCGNSELSEQMYDMGMCEDIVNIDISDAVIRQMQERSGSKRPKMSYLLMDMLQMDFPDAHFQVVLDKGTLDAILTDEKEATLAKVDRMFAEISRVLQVGGRYFCVSLAQAHVLKKAVEYFSQEGWVVRVHQVASSGDKQQFVLPVFVYVMTKFRKIPGSAPQILEIFPEEQDKPTRVESAEQLVAAVKDRQHYALLCSQLSKTPCGEQVSLDLCDKESGRPRYTLHVVDSPSVKPSRDNHFAIFIIPQGRETEWLFGTEEGRRQLAASAGFGRLVTVALHREQHYEGMAGIQAELSGKVMELAPPGLPARQQVPFLSVGGDIGVRTVRHRDTSPLSGEYVVEDVKGDGTCYFRRLIFLRNRNVVQSEARLLAPMPLPANASCCSGQKKQRKDKKKPSPTEPPAAIDKSYLCCEHHKAMVAGLCLLGDPDPLPGALLAVLVVGLGGGSLPLFVHDYFSEARVAVVEIDPSMLEVATRWFGFSQGDRMQVHVSDGLDYVAKLAAEAPAQYDAIMFDVDSKDLTVGMSCPPPAFVEKAFLQKVKTILKPEGVFVLNLVCRDARLKESVLATLREVFPLLYVRRIEGEVNEILFCQPSPKGRQDPTELGTRARVLEGALRQPGRPWDSSYVLADMLQAVKIL, encoded by the exons ATGGAGCtgctgccccgcagccccggggagtTCGGCTCAGCCCGGTACTGGGATCGGTTCTtccggcagcgcgggcagcggccCTTCGAGTGGTACGGGGCCTTCCCGGAGCTCTGCCCCGTCCTGCGCAAGTACGTCCGGCCCCGCGACAAG GTTCTGGTGGTGGGCTGCGGGAACTCGGAGCTGAGCGAGCAGATGTACGACATGGGGATGTGCGAGGACATTGTGAACATTGACATCAGCGACGCAGTGATCCGTCAGATGCAAGAGCGGAGCGGGAGCAAGAGGCCGAAGATGAGCTACCTGCTGATGGACATGCTTCAGATGGACTTCCCTGATGCCCACTTCCAGGTGGTCCTGGACAAAGGCACGCTGGATGCCATCCTCACAGATGAAAAGGAGGCTACTCTAGCCAAGGTGGACAGGATGTTTGCCGAGATCAGCCGGGTCCTGCAGGTAGGAGGGCGCTACTTCTGTGTCTCCTTGGCTCAAGCCCATGTGCTGAAGAAAGCAGTGGAGTACTTCTCCCAGGAAGGCTGGGTCGTGCGTGTCCATCAGGTGGCCAGCAGTGGGGACAAGCAGCAGTTTGTTCTACCAGTCTTTGTCTACGTCATGACAAAGTTCAGGAAGATCCCCGGGTCGGCACCTCAGATCCTAGAGATTTTCCCCGAGGAGCAGGACAAGCCAACGCGGGTGGAGAGCGCAGAGCAGCTGGTGGCGGCGGTGAAGGACAGGCAGCATTAcgccctgctctgcagccagctgagCAAAACTCCCTGCGGGGAGCAGGTTTCCCTGGATCTGTGTGACAAAGAGAGCGGGAGGCCTCGCTACACACTGCATGTGGTTGACAGCCCCTCGGTGAAACCTTCCCGGGACAATCACTTCGCCATCTTCATCA TCCCGCAGGGCAGAGAAACCGAGTGGCTCTTTGGGACGGAGGAAGGACGGAGGCAGCTGGCTGCCAGTGCGGGCTTTGGGCGCCTGGTCACTGTGGCCCTGCACAGGGAGCAGCACTATGAGGGCATGGCCGGCATCCAGGCGGAGCTGTCAGGGAAGGTGATGGAGCTGGCCCcgccgggcctccctgcccggcagcAG GTGCCCTTCCTGTCTGTGGGAGGGGACATAGGGGTGCGGACGGTGCGGCACCGGGACACCAGCCCCCTGAGCGGGGAGTACGTCGTGGAGGACGTGAAGGGCGATGGCACCTGCTACTTCCGCCGCCTCATCTTCCTCCGCAACAGGAACGTGGTGCAGTCAGAGGCTCGGCTCCTGGCCCCCATGCCTCTCCCAG CCAATGCCTCCTGTTGTTCAGGCCAGAAGAAACagaggaaggacaagaaaaaacCCAGCCCCACTGAGCCACCTGCAGCCATTGACAAGAGCTACCTGTGCTGTGAGCACCACAAGGCCATGGTCGCGGGGCTCTGCCTACTGGGGGACCCCGACCCCCTCCCAG GAGccctgctggcagtgctggtggTGGGACTCGGAGGGGGCAGCCTGCCCCTCTTCGTCCATGACTACTTCTCTGAGGCCCGCGTGGCTGTGGTGGAGATCGACCCCTCCATGCTGGAGGTGGCCACGCGCTGGTTCGGCTTCTCCCAAGGTGACCGGATGCAGGTGCACGTCTCCGATGGCCTGGACTATGTGGCCAAGCTGGCAGCCGAAG ccccagcccagtACGACGCCATCATGTTCGATGTGGACAGCAAAGACCTCACAGTGGGGATGAGCTGCCCGCCCCCAGCCTTCGTGGAAAAGGCCTTTCTGCAGAAAGTTAAAACCATCCTCAAGCCAGAAG GAGTCTTTGTGCTCAACTTAGTATGCCGTGACGCCCGGCTGAAGGAGTCTGTCCTGGCCACCCTCAGGGAGGTCTTCCCGCTGCTCTACGTGCGCCGCATTGAAGGGGAGGTCAACGAGATCCTGttctgccagcccagccccaagGGCCGGCAGGACCCCACAGAGCTGGGGACACGTGCCCGGGTGCTGGAGGGAGCCCTGCGGCAGCCTGGGCGCCCCTGGGACAGCTCGTATGTGCTGGCGGACATGCTGCAGGCCGTCAAGATCCTCTGA
- the METTL13 gene encoding eEF1A lysine and N-terminal methyltransferase isoform X2 yields MELLPRSPGEFGSARYWDRFFRQRGQRPFEWYGAFPELCPVLRKYVRPRDKVLVVGCGNSELSEQMYDMGMCEDIVNIDISDAVIRQMQERSGSKRPKMSYLLMDMLQMDFPDAHFQVVLDKGTLDAILTDEKEATLAKVDRMFAEISRVLQVGGRYFCVSLAQAHVLKKAVEYFSQEGWVVRVHQVASSGDKQQFVLPVFVYVMTKFRKIPGSAPQILEIFPEEQDKPTRVESAEQLVAAVKDRQHYALLCSQLSKTPCGEQVSLDLCDKESGRPRYTLHVVDSPSVKPSRDNHFAIFIIPQGRETEWLFGTEEGRRQLAASAGFGRLVTVALHREQHYEGMAGIQAELSGKVMELAPPGLPARQQVPFLSVGGDIGVRTVRHRDTSPLSGEYVVEDVKGDGTCYFRRLIFLRNRNVVQSEARLLAPMPLPGQKKQRKDKKKPSPTEPPAAIDKSYLCCEHHKAMVAGLCLLGDPDPLPGALLAVLVVGLGGGSLPLFVHDYFSEARVAVVEIDPSMLEVATRWFGFSQGDRMQVHVSDGLDYVAKLAAEAPAQYDAIMFDVDSKDLTVGMSCPPPAFVEKAFLQKVKTILKPEGVFVLNLVCRDARLKESVLATLREVFPLLYVRRIEGEVNEILFCQPSPKGRQDPTELGTRARVLEGALRQPGRPWDSSYVLADMLQAVKIL; encoded by the exons ATGGAGCtgctgccccgcagccccggggagtTCGGCTCAGCCCGGTACTGGGATCGGTTCTtccggcagcgcgggcagcggccCTTCGAGTGGTACGGGGCCTTCCCGGAGCTCTGCCCCGTCCTGCGCAAGTACGTCCGGCCCCGCGACAAG GTTCTGGTGGTGGGCTGCGGGAACTCGGAGCTGAGCGAGCAGATGTACGACATGGGGATGTGCGAGGACATTGTGAACATTGACATCAGCGACGCAGTGATCCGTCAGATGCAAGAGCGGAGCGGGAGCAAGAGGCCGAAGATGAGCTACCTGCTGATGGACATGCTTCAGATGGACTTCCCTGATGCCCACTTCCAGGTGGTCCTGGACAAAGGCACGCTGGATGCCATCCTCACAGATGAAAAGGAGGCTACTCTAGCCAAGGTGGACAGGATGTTTGCCGAGATCAGCCGGGTCCTGCAGGTAGGAGGGCGCTACTTCTGTGTCTCCTTGGCTCAAGCCCATGTGCTGAAGAAAGCAGTGGAGTACTTCTCCCAGGAAGGCTGGGTCGTGCGTGTCCATCAGGTGGCCAGCAGTGGGGACAAGCAGCAGTTTGTTCTACCAGTCTTTGTCTACGTCATGACAAAGTTCAGGAAGATCCCCGGGTCGGCACCTCAGATCCTAGAGATTTTCCCCGAGGAGCAGGACAAGCCAACGCGGGTGGAGAGCGCAGAGCAGCTGGTGGCGGCGGTGAAGGACAGGCAGCATTAcgccctgctctgcagccagctgagCAAAACTCCCTGCGGGGAGCAGGTTTCCCTGGATCTGTGTGACAAAGAGAGCGGGAGGCCTCGCTACACACTGCATGTGGTTGACAGCCCCTCGGTGAAACCTTCCCGGGACAATCACTTCGCCATCTTCATCA TCCCGCAGGGCAGAGAAACCGAGTGGCTCTTTGGGACGGAGGAAGGACGGAGGCAGCTGGCTGCCAGTGCGGGCTTTGGGCGCCTGGTCACTGTGGCCCTGCACAGGGAGCAGCACTATGAGGGCATGGCCGGCATCCAGGCGGAGCTGTCAGGGAAGGTGATGGAGCTGGCCCcgccgggcctccctgcccggcagcAG GTGCCCTTCCTGTCTGTGGGAGGGGACATAGGGGTGCGGACGGTGCGGCACCGGGACACCAGCCCCCTGAGCGGGGAGTACGTCGTGGAGGACGTGAAGGGCGATGGCACCTGCTACTTCCGCCGCCTCATCTTCCTCCGCAACAGGAACGTGGTGCAGTCAGAGGCTCGGCTCCTGGCCCCCATGCCTCTCCCAG GCCAGAAGAAACagaggaaggacaagaaaaaacCCAGCCCCACTGAGCCACCTGCAGCCATTGACAAGAGCTACCTGTGCTGTGAGCACCACAAGGCCATGGTCGCGGGGCTCTGCCTACTGGGGGACCCCGACCCCCTCCCAG GAGccctgctggcagtgctggtggTGGGACTCGGAGGGGGCAGCCTGCCCCTCTTCGTCCATGACTACTTCTCTGAGGCCCGCGTGGCTGTGGTGGAGATCGACCCCTCCATGCTGGAGGTGGCCACGCGCTGGTTCGGCTTCTCCCAAGGTGACCGGATGCAGGTGCACGTCTCCGATGGCCTGGACTATGTGGCCAAGCTGGCAGCCGAAG ccccagcccagtACGACGCCATCATGTTCGATGTGGACAGCAAAGACCTCACAGTGGGGATGAGCTGCCCGCCCCCAGCCTTCGTGGAAAAGGCCTTTCTGCAGAAAGTTAAAACCATCCTCAAGCCAGAAG GAGTCTTTGTGCTCAACTTAGTATGCCGTGACGCCCGGCTGAAGGAGTCTGTCCTGGCCACCCTCAGGGAGGTCTTCCCGCTGCTCTACGTGCGCCGCATTGAAGGGGAGGTCAACGAGATCCTGttctgccagcccagccccaagGGCCGGCAGGACCCCACAGAGCTGGGGACACGTGCCCGGGTGCTGGAGGGAGCCCTGCGGCAGCCTGGGCGCCCCTGGGACAGCTCGTATGTGCTGGCGGACATGCTGCAGGCCGTCAAGATCCTCTGA